The following are encoded together in the Thalassomonas haliotis genome:
- a CDS encoding LysR substrate-binding domain-containing protein, whose protein sequence is MKSLPPLKSLQVFLCAAQSGSFKAAAEQLFVSQAAVSQQIRLLEQHVNCKLFERESKHTRLSAKGELLLPYIEQAFEQINSGIHALSFEPYANSLRITALHSITSLLLIPKIHDFQQQYPQLSIQFSPNNRLDSFNDTDIDIAIRRGLGSYPGLESRKLIDDAIMLVACPRLLPEKNPEPASILDIPLLEDTSSDIEEAVADFCLRYQVKRSRLNARLKTTDAVPIIQNVLAGRGMAFVSKVLAAEHIKNGNLVNVLDYAYITPKTLYLVAPAHHFHWQKIKRFEAWLKALLQNHMNMNTDEC, encoded by the coding sequence ATGAAATCATTACCCCCCTTAAAATCCTTACAGGTATTCCTTTGTGCCGCCCAGAGCGGCAGCTTTAAAGCCGCCGCCGAACAGCTGTTTGTTAGCCAGGCCGCAGTAAGTCAGCAAATTCGCTTATTGGAGCAGCATGTCAACTGCAAATTATTTGAACGGGAAAGTAAACACACCCGCCTCAGCGCTAAGGGAGAGCTACTGCTGCCTTATATCGAGCAGGCCTTTGAACAAATCAACTCAGGCATCCATGCCCTTTCCTTTGAACCCTATGCCAATAGCTTAAGGATCACGGCGCTGCACTCCATCACCTCTTTGCTGTTGATCCCGAAAATTCATGACTTTCAACAACAATATCCGCAGCTCAGCATCCAGTTTTCCCCCAATAACCGCCTGGATTCTTTTAATGACACCGATATCGATATTGCCATTCGCCGGGGACTGGGCAGCTATCCCGGGCTTGAAAGCAGAAAGCTGATTGATGATGCCATCATGCTCGTTGCCTGTCCCAGGTTATTACCGGAAAAAAATCCGGAGCCGGCAAGCATTTTGGATATTCCCCTGCTTGAAGATACCAGTAGTGATATTGAAGAAGCCGTTGCAGATTTTTGCTTAAGATACCAGGTAAAACGCAGCCGTTTAAACGCCAGGCTCAAAACCACGGACGCCGTGCCTATTATTCAAAATGTGCTGGCGGGCCGGGGCATGGCATTTGTCAGTAAAGTCCTGGCGGCCGAGCATATTAAAAACGGCAATTTAGTCAATGTACTGGATTATGCCTATATCACGCCAAAAACTTTATATCTGGTGGCGCCTGCCCATCATTTTCATTGGCAGAAAATTAAACGCTTCGAAGCCTGGCTCAAAGCCCTGCTGCAAAACCATATGAACATGAATACTGATGAGTGTTAA